Below is a window of Micromonospora chersina DNA.
CAGCGTCCGCAGGTGGCGGGGCGGCGGGCAGTCGTGCGCCAGCATGGCGTCGTGCCAGTCCCGCACGGACACCCCGTCGGGACGGGCGCGGGCGATGTCGGCCATCTCGCTGTAGCCGACGAAGTAGGTGGAGAGCTGCGTCGAGGTGAGCAGCGCCCGCCGCCACTTGCCGGCCGCCTCGCCCTCCTCCTGGAAGCCGCGCCCGGTCATCAACGCCATGGCCTCGGACTCGGGCAGGTCCTCGCAGTGCACGAGCTGGTCGAGCAGCGCGTTGATGGTCATCCGGAGCTGCATCTTGAGCTGCTGGAGCCGGACCGGCAGCCCGCCGAAGCCGAGCCCGGCCATCAGCTCCTCGGTGTAGACCGCCCAGCCCTCGATGAACACCCCGGACTCGGTGAGCGCGCGGACCCGGGTCGGGCCGGCGTAGCGGCGGGCGTGGGCGAGCTGGAGGAAGTGGCCCGGCATCGCCTCGTGCACGGTCAGGTTGCGGATCATGTGGTCGTTGTATTCGCGGTAGAACGACTCGACCCGCTGCGCCGGCCAGTCCGCCGGGGTGGGGGCGATGCAGTAGAAGGTCGGCACGTCGGCCGTCTCCAGCGGGCCGGGCGAGTCGCAGTAGGCCACCGCCACGCCCCGGGCGAACTCCGGCATCTCCTGGATCACGCACGGGTCGTCGACCAGGCTGATCAGGTCGTGGGCCCGGACCAAGTCGCTCGCCTCGTCGAGGGTGACCGAGGCGAGGTCCACGATGGTGGCGTCGTCCGGGTGCTCGGCGGCGAGCAGGTCCAGCGCCCGGCGGACCGTCTCGTCGTCGGCCGGGCCGCCGACCAGCTCGACGGCAGCCGCGCGGATCTCCGCGGTGACCCGGTCGAGGTTGTCCCAGGCGCGGCGCTGCACCTCGGCGGCGCTCAGCTCGGTGTCGAGCGTGTGCCACAGCCGCGCCTCCCAGCGCCGCCGGCCCAGCCGGGGATCGCGCCCCGGGCCGGCGTCGGCGGCCAGGCCGATGCGCAGCCACGCCACGAACTCCTCCAGCGCCGCGATCGCCGCGGTGGCGGCGGGCTCGACCCGGTCGTGCAGCGCGGGCGCCTCGGCGAGCAGCCCGGGCACCTCGTCGCGGATCAGCGCCGCCGTGCCGGTGAACTGCCCGACCGCCGTCTCGGCGTGGATCCGCGGCATGTCGCGCAGCGTCGCGCGCGCGGTCGCCAGCGCGTCGGGTACGGCCGCCAGCCGCCCGGCCAGGGCGGTCAACCGCTCCTCGACCGGCGCGTACGGGCGGGCCATGAGGGCGTGCAGCAACGGACCCGGGTTGTGCCGCAGCGGGTCCCACTCGTGGCCACGGATCTCGGTGGCCTCGAACAGCCCGCGGTCGACCATGCTGCTGAGCAGCGCGTGGTCGACGCGTTCCTCGACGTCGAGCGAGTCGGGGTCGATCTCGGAGAGTGCGTCGGCCGCGTCCTTGAGCATCGCCTGGTCGGCGGCGAGGGCGTCGGCGGACAGGTCGGGCAGCCGGTCGTCGTACCGGTGGTCACCGGCCGACGTGGCCAGCCCGGGCCGGCTCTCCAGCAACGCCTCCACGATCCGCTCGGCGAGCGGCACGAACGACTCCATGCCGACGACCCTACCGATCTCCGCCGACGTTTCCGGCGTCGCCGACGCGGGCGGGACCCGTCCGGTCAGCCGGCCGCGTCCCCGGCAGCGCGTTCGGCGGCGCGGACGGCCTCCGCGTACGCCAGGGTGGCGCGGCGGAGGGCGGCCTCCGGGTCGATGCCGGCCTGCCGCGCGGCGGCGACCGTGGCCAGGAGCCCGGCGCCGAGCCGCGCCTCGGGGTCGACCTGGGACTCCGCCAGCGGCGGCGGGACGGCCAGGCCGATGCGGCCGGCGCGGTCCAGGATCTTCGCGGCCAGGGCGAGCGCGGGCTGGCTCAACGCGATGCCGTCCAGCACCGACTCGCGGGTCTTCTCGGCCCGCTTGATCCGCTCCCAGTTCGCCTCGATCTCCTCGATCGAGCCGGCCTGCTCACCGGAGAAGACGTGCGGGTTGCGGCGGACCATCTTGTCGACCAGGCCGCCGGCCACGTCGTCGACCGTCCAGCGCTTGCCCTCCGGCAGGTCCTCGGCCAACCGGGCGTGCAGCAGCACCTGGAGCAGCACGTCGCCCAGTTCCTCGCGGAGCGCGTCGGTGTCGTCGGCGCTTATCGCGTCGTACGCCTCGTAGCACTCCTCCAGAAGGAAGCCCGCCAGGCTGCGGTGGGTCTGCGCCCGCTTCCACGGGTCACCGCCCGGGGAGGCCAGCCGGTCCATCACCTCGACCGCGTCGAGCAGCCGGGCCCCCGGCGGGTCCCAGGAGCCGTACATGAGCTCCAGCTCGGCGAGGCCCGGTTGGCGCGCCAGCCGCAGCCCCAGCTCGCGGGCGAGCGCCTCGTCGCCGGCCGGGCCGGCCAGCCAGACCGCGCTGCCGTGCGCCGCCGCCGCGTCGAGCAACGCCTGCGTGGCGCCCTCGGTCACCACGCTGACCTCGGCGCCCGTCGACCGGACCGCCGTGGCCAGCTCGCTCTCCGCGCCGGCCAGCACCGGCGCGGAGCGTACGACGTCCCAGGCGGCCGCGGTCAGCAGGCCGGCCGGCAGCCGCGGCGAGGTGACCAGCAGGACGATGCGCGCGGTCATGCTCAGGGCGCCACCGACGCGCTCGGCTCGACCGTGCCCGGCTCCGTCGACTCGGGCTCCGGCGTGGAGATCTCGGTGACCGCGGAGCCGGCCTCACCCAGCGGCACGGAGACCGCCGCCACGTCGCCCTTGAAGCTGAGCAACGGGAAGAGCAGCGGGCGGTAGCGCGGGTTCACCGACACGTCGTAGTCGCCGATCGCGTCGGCGAGCACCTTGCGGGTGGCCAGCGCGGACCGGAGCTGCGAACCGTCGAGCTGGCCCGCCGCGTCCGCGTCGCTGACGTCCGGCGGGATGGCGCCGGCGGAGCGGCCCGCCGCGATCACGGCCGCCAGCTCCTCCTTGCTGGGAGCCGCCTGCTCACCGGCCGGCACGCCGGACAGGCAGGTGTAGAACTCGGCCACCCGCTGCGGGTAGACGGCGTCGGCCGGCAGGCCCGTCTGCTGGGCGACCTGCGCCGCGCTGACCTGCCCCTGCGGCTGGTAGCCCTTGTCGGCGGAGAGGTCCCGGCACACGTCCCGCAGCACCAGGGTGGCCACCACCTGGTCCCGGCCGGGCAGCATGGCGGAGGCCTGCTCCGCGGTGGCGGGCGAGTCGGCGAGGCCGTCCCGCATCTCGTCGAGGATCGAGGTGACCTGGTCCTCGGTGACCCGGTGGTCACCGATGTAGGCGGCGACCCCGGGCTCGGTACGGCAACCGGTGAGGGCGACGAGGCCGACCGCCACGCTGGCGACGGCGACAAGACGGCGAGCACGCATGCCGGTCACTCTCTCACGGCCCGCGCTCCGCTGTGACGCCGCCCACCTCACCGCGCGCCCGCCCCGGCCGGCTGCGCCGCGACCGGCTCGCCGAGAACATCCTTGAGGAGCTGGGCGCACCACTCCAGCAGCGCCTGGTCGCGCAGCGGCTCGCCACCGACCCGGCGGGTGCTCGGCCGGGGCACGCTGACCTGGTCGAGCGCCTGCTTGTAGACCGAGTCCGGGTGGTAGCGCTTGAGCCGGAGCTGCTTCGAGTCGGGCAGCGGCAGCGGGCCGAACCGGATGTGCTTGCCCTGCATCGACACGTCGGTGAGGCCGTACCGCCGGGCCAGCAGCCGGAACCGGGCCACCGCGACCAGGTTCTGCACCGGCGCGGGCGGCTCGCCGTAGCGGTCCGTCATCTCGGCGACGACCTCGCGCAGCCGCTCCTCGTCGCGGGCCTCGGCCAGCTTGCGGTACATCTCCAGGCGCAGCCGCTCCACGCCGACGTAGTCGTGCGGCAGGTGCGCGTCGATGGGGAGATCCACCTTGACCTCGGTCTCCTCCTCCGCGTGCTCACCCTTGAACGCGGAGACCGCCTCGCCGACCATCCGGACGTAGAGGTCGAAGCCGACGCCCTCGATGTGCCCGGACTGCTCGCCGCCGAGCAGGTTGCCGGCGCCCCGGATCTCCAGGTCCTTCATGGCCACGTACATGCCGGCGCCCAGCTCGGTGTGCTGGGCGATGGTGGCCAGCCGCTCGTGCGCGTTCTCGGTGAGCGGCTTGTCCGGCGGGTAGAGGAAGTAGGCGTACGCCCGCTCCCGGCCCCGGCCGACCCGGCCGCGGATCTGGTGCAGCTGGGCCAGGCCGAGCAGGTCGGCCCGCTCGACGATGAGGGTGTTGGCGTTGGGGATGTCGATGCCGGACTCCACGATCGTGGTGCAGACCAGGACGTCGAACTCCTTCTCCCAGAAGCCGACCATCACCTTTTCGAGGGCTTCCTCGCCCATCTGGCCGTGCGCCACGGCGACCCGGGCCTCGGGCACCAGCTCGCGGATCCGGCGGGCCGCCTTGTCGATCGACTCGACCCGGTTGTGCAGGTAGAAGACCTGCCCGTCGCGGAGCAGCTCACGGTGGATCGAGGCGGCCACCTGCCGGTCGTCGTACGCCCCCACGAAGGTCAGCACCGGGTGCCGCTCCTCGGGCGGGGTGGCGATGGTGGACATCTCCCGGATGCCGGTGATCGCCATCTCCAGGGTGCGCGGGATCGGGGTGGCCGACATGGCCAGCACGTCGACCGAGGCGCGCAGCGTCTTCAGGTGCTCCTTGTGCTCGACGCCGAAGCGCTGCTCCTCGTCGATGATGACCAGCCCGAGCTGCTTGAACCGGGTGGCCGACTGGAGCAGCCGGTGGGTGCCGATCACGACGTCGACGGTGCCGTCGGCGACCATCTCCAGCGTCCGCTCGGTCTCCTTCGGCGTCTGGAACCGGGACAGCTGGCGGATGGTGATCGGGAACTGGCTCATCCGCTCGGCGAAGGTGTTGTAGTGCTGCTGCACCAGCAGGGTGGTGGGCACCAGCACGGCCACCTGCTTGCCGTCCTGCACCGCCTTGAACGCCGCCCGGACCGCGATCTCGGTCTTGCCGTAGCCGACGTCGCCGCAGATCAGCCGGTCCATCGGGACGGTCTGCTCCATGTCCCGCTTGACCTCTTCGATGGCGGCGAGCTGGTCGGGCGTCTCCTGCCAGGGGAACGCGTCCTCCAGCTCCCGCTGCCAGGGGGTGTCCGGGCCGAAGGAGTGCCCCTTGGACGCCTTGCGGGCGGCGTAGAGCTGGATGAGCTGCGCGGCGATCTCGCGGACCGCCTTGCGGGCCCGGGCCTTCGACTTCTGCCAGTCCGAGCCGCCCATCTTGTGCAGGGTGGGCTGCTCGCCGCCGACGTAGCGGGAGAGCTGGTCGAGCTGGTCGGTGGGGACGAAGAGGCGGTCGCCGGGCTGGCCGCGCTTGCTCGGCGCGTACTCGATGACCAGGTATTCGCGGCTCGCGCCGTTGACCGTGCGCTGGACCAGCTCGACGTACCGGCCGATGCCGTGCTGCTCGTGCACCACGTGGTCGCCGGCCTTCAGCTCCAGCGGGTCGATGGTGTTGCGCCGCCGGCTCGGCATCTTGCGCATGTCGCGGGTGGAGGTGCCCCGGCCGCCGGTGACGTCGTTGCCGGTGAGCAGCACGAACCGGGACGCCTCGTCGACGAAGCCGGCGGTCAGGCAGCCGCAGGAGACCAGCACGTCGCCGGGAGTGGGCGCGGCCGGCACCTCCTCGGTGAGCCGGGCGCCGAGACCGGCGTCGCGGAGCACCTCGACGGCCCGCTGGGCGGGGCCGTGCCCCTCGAAGACCAGCGCGATCGACCAGCCCTCGCCGGCCCAGCGCTTGAGGTCGTCGACCACCCGGGCGGTCTCGCCGTGGTAGAGCGGGGCGGGCTGGGCGGCCAGGGTCACGGCGATGGCGTCGTCCGGGGTGACGTCGACCTCCGTGGGCTCGTCCTCCCAGGGCTGCCGGGCGGGCGCGGCCTCGGCCTCGACCAGGCCGAACGGGGCGAGCGTCCACCACGGCTGGCGCAGGGCGCGGGCTCGCGTGCGTACGTCGGCCAGGGTCTTGAAGGCGGCGGCGCCGAGGTCGACCGGGGCCTGACCCCCGACGGCGGCCGCGGCCCAGCTGGCCTGGAGGAACTCGTCGGAGGTACGCACCAGGTCGTGCGCCCGGGTGCGGATCCGCTCCGGGTCGCAGAGCAGCACGTGGGTGCCGGCCGGCATGCAGTCGACAAGCAGCTCCATCGAGTCGGCGCCGATCAGCGCCGGCGCCAGGGACTCCATCCCCTCGACCGGGATGCCCTCGGCCAGCTTGTCGAGGATCTCGGCCAGCTCGGGGTGCTCCTGCGCGAGCGCGGCGGCCCGCTTGCGCACGCCGGGGGTGAGCAGCAGCTCGCGGCAGGGCGGCGCCCAGAGCTGCGGCACGCCCTCGATGGTGCGCTGGTCGGCGACGGCGAAGGTGCGGATCTCCTCCACCTCGTCTCCCCAGAACTCGACACGGGACGGGTGCTCGTCGGTGGGCGGGAAGACGTCGAGGATGCCGCCGCGCACGGCGAACTCGCCGCGCTTGGTGACCAGGTCGACCCGGGCGTACGCCATGTCGGTGAGCCGGCGGGCGACCTCCTCCAGGTCCGCCTCGTCGCCGGCGGCGAGCTGCACCGGCTCCAGGTCGCCGAGCCCCTTGAGCTGCGGCTGGAGCAGCGAGCGGACGGGCGCCACGACGACCCGCAGCGGGCCGGTGCGGCCGTGCGCGTCGGCCGAGCCGGGGTGGGCCAGCCGGCGCAGCACGGCCAGCCGCCGCCCGACCGTGTCCGAGCGGGGCGAGAGCCGTTCGTGGGGCAGCGTCTCCCAGGACGGGAAGACCGCCACCTGCTCCGGGGGCAGCAGGCTGCCCAGGGCGGCGGCCAGGTCGTCGGCCTCGCGGGTGGTGGCCGTCACGGCCAGCACGGGACGGCCCGCGCCGCCGGCCGGCTCGTCGGCCGCGACGGCGGCGACGGCGAACGGGCGCAGCGCGGCCGGGGCGGTGAGGTCGAGGCCGTCGACCTGGGCGGCACCGGAGCGCGCCAGGTCACGCGCCCGGGCCAGCCCGGGGTCGGCCAGGGCGGCGGAGAAGAGGCCGGTGAGCATCTGTGATCACTTCCAGGAGGTCGGCGCACGGCGACGACCCCGCGTCCGGTGCGGACGGGGGGTGGCACCGTTCGAGACTATCTCCCTGCCCGGACATTCCGGGCCGCAGCCGCGGGCCCCGAGATCGATCTTGACGGGGTCGCGGCCGGCGTGGTGCGGTGGGCGCATGACGGGTGAGTACCGGGCGGTCTTCGACGCCGAGGTGATCTTTTCCAACGGCGGCGGGTTGCGGACCGACGGCTTCCGGCTCGACATCCCGGGCCCGGAGATCACCGACGACGAATTGTCCGCGCTCCTCGTCCGGCACCTCGGGCTGCTCATGGTCGGCGAGGTGCGCATCACCAACCGGACGGTGATCGAGGAGCCGCACAAGGGCGGTCGCGGCGTGGCCGCCCCGGCGGCCGGCGGTCAGCGGCTCGTCGAGCTCAGCCACGTCATCACCGACGGCATGGTCACCCTGCCCGGCTGGCAGCCGCCCCGGGTCACCGACTGGCTGACCCGCGAGGCCTCCCGGGAGCGGTACGCGCCGGGCGTCGAGTTCCACGTGGCGCGGATCGACATGATCGCCAACACCGGCACCTACGTGGACGCGCCGGCGCACCGCTGGGCGGACGGCCCCGACCTGACCGGCGTGCCGCTGGACCGCCTCGCCGACCTGCCCGGGCTCGTGGTCCGGGTGCCCGCCGGCACCCGTGCGGTGGACCGCCTCATGCTGGCGCCGTACGACGTGGCCGGCCGGGCGGTGCTGCTGCACACCGGCTGGGACACCCTCTTCGGCACCGACCGGTACGCCGGCCCCGACGCGCCGTACCTGACCGCCGACGGCGCGGACTGGCTGGTCGAGGCGGGGGCGGCGCTGGTCGGCATCGACTCGATCAACATCGACGACATGACGCCGGCGGCGGCCGGCGAGCGCCCAGCGCACAGCGCCCTGCTCCGCGCCGGAGTGCCGATCGTCGAACACCTGACCAACCTGGCCGCCCTGCCCCCGGAGGGGTTCCGGTTCACGGCCGCCCCACCGCGGGTCGCCGGCATGGGCACCTTCCCGGTCCGCGCCTTCGCGGCGATCGGCTGAAGCGCGGGCATCGCTTGGGGATCTTGGTACGAAGTGGCCCCTGTGAGGGCCGTTTGCTACCAAGATCTCCGAGCGGTCTCGGCTGATCCCGGCCGGTCGCGGTTCACGAGGCTCCGGCGGCTCCGGGATTCAGGCCGGATCGGGGCTGGCGGGCGGCGACCAGGTGAGCCGGCCGGCACGCAGGTCCTCGACGACCGTGCGCAGCCACCGCTCCTCGGCGGCGGTGACCGCGTCCAGGTGCTCGTCCTCGAGGTGGAAGACCCGGGGCAGGTCGGCGTGCGCGGCGAGCGCCGTGGTCCGCTCCTGCCGGGCCTGCCCGATCCGGTCGGCACGCCGTTCCAGCAGCTCCGCCGCCTCCGCCGGGCTGATCATCGCGAGGTGTGACAGGGCCGCGGGGAACTGCGGGAACTCCTGCTTCGGCTCGACAAGCATCGCCCGCAGCCAGGTGCGGGCGATTCGCCTCCCGGCGTCGGTCAACTCGTAGACGGTGCGTTCCGGGTAGGCCTGCTCCCGGCCGGTCTTCCGCACCGCGATCAGGCCGTCGGCGTGCAGCCGCTCGATGGTCCGGTAGAGGCTCGCCCGCTGCCCCACGTTGACCACCTGGTCCTTACCCCACTGCTTGATGAGCCGCTGCACCCCGTACGGGTGCAGCGGCTCATGGTGCAGCAGTGCCAGCACGGTGAGGGCGAGTGGCGAGCTTCGGGTGGCGGTCTCCATGCCGATGATCCTAGAGCCATCGGAACTAGTTGACACGGACTAGTTGCACTGAAACTATTCGCGTTGGAACGCGATGAAGTTCCGCGGCGGGAGGGAGCGAGGAGATGGGCACGGTACGGACGGCAGTGGTGATCGGCGGCGGCATCGGCGGCACGGTCGCCGCCATGGCACTGGCCCGGGCGGGCATCGAGGCGACGGTGCACGAGGCGTACCCGGGCGGGGCGGACGGCGTCGGAGCGATGCTGAGCCTCGCTCCGAACGGCCTGGCGGCGCTGCGGATCGTCGGGGCCGAGGAGGCGGTCCGGGCGGTCGGCCATCCGGTGCCCGGCGTGGTCATGGCCGACGGCGCCGGGAACCGCCTCGCCGAGTTCCACGGCTTTCCCGGGCTGCCCGCCACCCATGCGATGGCCCGCGCCGACCTGCACCGGGCGCTCACCGAACAGGCGCTCGCACAGGGCGTGAAGATCGAATACGGCCGGCGCCTCGTCGGGGCCGAGGAGGGTCTCGACGGGGTCACCGCGGTCTTCGCCGACGGCGGCACGACCCACGCGGACGTGCTGATCGGCGCCGACGGCATCCGCTCCACCGTCCGGACGCTCATCGACCCGGCCGCCCCCGGGCCCGAGTACGCCGGCGTGCTCGGCTTCGGCGGCCTGGCCGCCGATGACGTGGCACCCACCGGGGCCGTGACGCCCGCCGGCGACGTGACACCCGCCGAACCCGGCACCATGTACTTCGCCTTCGGCAGGTCGTTCATCGGCTGGTGGCGGCTGCCCGACGGGCAGGTCTGCTGGTTCGCCAGCCTCCCCCGCACCGAGCCGCTCACCTGGGCGGAGGTCCAGCGGATCCCGGCGGAGCAGTGGCTGGCGCGGCTGCGCGAGCGCTACGCGGACCACGTCCCCGGGGAGCGGCTGCTGGCCCACACCGCGCCGGACACGCTGATGGCCACCGGGCCGATGGAGCGGATGCCGTCCGTGCCGCACTGGCACCGGGGTCGCCTGGTCCTCGTCGGCGACGCGGTCCACGCGCCCTCGTCCAGCTCCGGCCAGGGCGCCTCGCTCGCCGTCGAGAGCGCTGTCGAGCTGGCCCGCTGCCTACGCGACCTGCCCGACCACGCCGCCGCGTTCGGGGCGTACGAGCGGCTGCGCCGGAGCCGGGTGGAGCTGATCGGCGGCAATGCGGCCGCCACCAACCGCGCCAAGGCCGGACAGGCCGGTCCACCCGCCCTGCCCAGCCCGGAGCAGATGTTCGGTCCCGTCCACCGTCACCACATCGACTGGCACGCCACGGTGCCCGGCGAGGCTCAGTAGCGCACCGAGATCCGGCGTTCGACGGCGTCGACCCGGATCTCCCCGCCGTACGGGATGATCAGCTGCGGGTCGGTGTGGCCGAGGTCGACGTCGAAGACCACCACGGGGTCGTCGGCGTACGGGGCGAGGGCCCGGAGGATCGCCTCCCGCTGCGCCTCGCCCCAGGCCAGCCGCTCGTCCAGGGTGTGCGGCCGCTCGAAGTCCCACGCCTTGGGCCGGCCGACCACGATGGCCGGGAAGCCGGCGAGCAGCCCGCGCTCGCCCAGGTTGCGCACGATCCGGAAGACCTCCTGGGCGCCGGGCAGCTCGTTGGAGGTCTCGAAGACGAGCACGGATCCGGCCAGCTCGGCCGCCGACGGCACCCGGTCGGTGGCCATCAGCCAGTGGATGATCTCCAGGCAGCCGCCCCAGGTGCGTCCCTGGACGACCCGGGCCGGCCCGTGCCAGCGCCAGCCCTCGCCCGGGAACATCACCGGCTCGTCGGCCAGGGTCGCCGGGTCCCGCCAGTCGCGTGGCTCGTCGCCCCACTCGGGCGCCGGGGTCAGGTCGTACCAGCCGGAGGTGAACAGCGCGGCCCGCAGGGAATCGAAGGTGAGCGGGTGGGGTGCGCCGGACCGGCCGAGGTGCACCAGCACCGAGCCCCCGTGATAGGCCACGATCCCCAGCCGGTAGAGGTGGTTGAGGACGTTGGTGTTGTCCGAGTAGCCGTAGTACGGCTTCGGGTTGGCCCGCAGTACCGCGTCGTCGAGGAACGGGGTGACCGTGATCAGGTCGTCCCCGCCGACAGTGGCGAGCACCGCGGTGACGCTCGGGTCGGCGAAGGCGGCGGTCAGGTCCCGCGCCCGGTCGCGGGGGTCGGCCCCCATCTGCCGGGTGGTCGGATACTCCACCGGCTCCAGCCCGAACTCCTCGCGGAGCCGGCGGAGGCCCAGCTCGTACACGTGCGGGAAGAGGCCGGGCAGGCCGGCGGAGGGCGAGACGACCGCGACCCGGTCGCCCGGCTTCGGCTTCTGGGGGTAGTGGGGCAGCGCCATGATCCGAAGCTATCGGGCCGGGCCAGCGAATTCCGCCGGAAGAAACCGCCCGGGTCGGGCATATGCGGGCAATAGGCTGTCCGCGTGGACGAGGCGCAGCGGAACCTCCCGGTACGCGACTGGCTACCCCGCACGGCGGCGCTGCTGCTCGGCACGCTCGCCCTGGCCACCGCGTTCATCGCCGCCTACGTCGGCGCGCTGCACCAGCCCACCCCGCGCGACGTGCCGGTCGGGGTGGTCCTCGGCGACCAGCGCGCCCAGGCCGTCATGGCGGCCGTGCGCCAGCGCACCGACAAGATCGAACCCATCGAG
It encodes the following:
- a CDS encoding DUF885 domain-containing protein; the protein is MESFVPLAERIVEALLESRPGLATSAGDHRYDDRLPDLSADALAADQAMLKDAADALSEIDPDSLDVEERVDHALLSSMVDRGLFEATEIRGHEWDPLRHNPGPLLHALMARPYAPVEERLTALAGRLAAVPDALATARATLRDMPRIHAETAVGQFTGTAALIRDEVPGLLAEAPALHDRVEPAATAAIAALEEFVAWLRIGLAADAGPGRDPRLGRRRWEARLWHTLDTELSAAEVQRRAWDNLDRVTAEIRAAAVELVGGPADDETVRRALDLLAAEHPDDATIVDLASVTLDEASDLVRAHDLISLVDDPCVIQEMPEFARGVAVAYCDSPGPLETADVPTFYCIAPTPADWPAQRVESFYREYNDHMIRNLTVHEAMPGHFLQLAHARRYAGPTRVRALTESGVFIEGWAVYTEELMAGLGFGGLPVRLQQLKMQLRMTINALLDQLVHCEDLPESEAMALMTGRGFQEEGEAAGKWRRALLTSTQLSTYFVGYSEMADIARARPDGVSVRDWHDAMLAHDCPPPRHLRTLLGI
- a CDS encoding nucleoside triphosphate pyrophosphohydrolase, whose amino-acid sequence is MTARIVLLVTSPRLPAGLLTAAAWDVVRSAPVLAGAESELATAVRSTGAEVSVVTEGATQALLDAAAAHGSAVWLAGPAGDEALARELGLRLARQPGLAELELMYGSWDPPGARLLDAVEVMDRLASPGGDPWKRAQTHRSLAGFLLEECYEAYDAISADDTDALREELGDVLLQVLLHARLAEDLPEGKRWTVDDVAGGLVDKMVRRNPHVFSGEQAGSIEEIEANWERIKRAEKTRESVLDGIALSQPALALAAKILDRAGRIGLAVPPPLAESQVDPEARLGAGLLATVAAARQAGIDPEAALRRATLAYAEAVRAAERAAGDAAG
- the mfd gene encoding transcription-repair coupling factor, encoding MLTGLFSAALADPGLARARDLARSGAAQVDGLDLTAPAALRPFAVAAVAADEPAGGAGRPVLAVTATTREADDLAAALGSLLPPEQVAVFPSWETLPHERLSPRSDTVGRRLAVLRRLAHPGSADAHGRTGPLRVVVAPVRSLLQPQLKGLGDLEPVQLAAGDEADLEEVARRLTDMAYARVDLVTKRGEFAVRGGILDVFPPTDEHPSRVEFWGDEVEEIRTFAVADQRTIEGVPQLWAPPCRELLLTPGVRKRAAALAQEHPELAEILDKLAEGIPVEGMESLAPALIGADSMELLVDCMPAGTHVLLCDPERIRTRAHDLVRTSDEFLQASWAAAAVGGQAPVDLGAAAFKTLADVRTRARALRQPWWTLAPFGLVEAEAAPARQPWEDEPTEVDVTPDDAIAVTLAAQPAPLYHGETARVVDDLKRWAGEGWSIALVFEGHGPAQRAVEVLRDAGLGARLTEEVPAAPTPGDVLVSCGCLTAGFVDEASRFVLLTGNDVTGGRGTSTRDMRKMPSRRRNTIDPLELKAGDHVVHEQHGIGRYVELVQRTVNGASREYLVIEYAPSKRGQPGDRLFVPTDQLDQLSRYVGGEQPTLHKMGGSDWQKSKARARKAVREIAAQLIQLYAARKASKGHSFGPDTPWQRELEDAFPWQETPDQLAAIEEVKRDMEQTVPMDRLICGDVGYGKTEIAVRAAFKAVQDGKQVAVLVPTTLLVQQHYNTFAERMSQFPITIRQLSRFQTPKETERTLEMVADGTVDVVIGTHRLLQSATRFKQLGLVIIDEEQRFGVEHKEHLKTLRASVDVLAMSATPIPRTLEMAITGIREMSTIATPPEERHPVLTFVGAYDDRQVAASIHRELLRDGQVFYLHNRVESIDKAARRIRELVPEARVAVAHGQMGEEALEKVMVGFWEKEFDVLVCTTIVESGIDIPNANTLIVERADLLGLAQLHQIRGRVGRGRERAYAYFLYPPDKPLTENAHERLATIAQHTELGAGMYVAMKDLEIRGAGNLLGGEQSGHIEGVGFDLYVRMVGEAVSAFKGEHAEEETEVKVDLPIDAHLPHDYVGVERLRLEMYRKLAEARDEERLREVVAEMTDRYGEPPAPVQNLVAVARFRLLARRYGLTDVSMQGKHIRFGPLPLPDSKQLRLKRYHPDSVYKQALDQVSVPRPSTRRVGGEPLRDQALLEWCAQLLKDVLGEPVAAQPAGAGAR
- a CDS encoding cyclase family protein; its protein translation is MTGEYRAVFDAEVIFSNGGGLRTDGFRLDIPGPEITDDELSALLVRHLGLLMVGEVRITNRTVIEEPHKGGRGVAAPAAGGQRLVELSHVITDGMVTLPGWQPPRVTDWLTREASRERYAPGVEFHVARIDMIANTGTYVDAPAHRWADGPDLTGVPLDRLADLPGLVVRVPAGTRAVDRLMLAPYDVAGRAVLLHTGWDTLFGTDRYAGPDAPYLTADGADWLVEAGAALVGIDSINIDDMTPAAAGERPAHSALLRAGVPIVEHLTNLAALPPEGFRFTAAPPRVAGMGTFPVRAFAAIG
- a CDS encoding PadR family transcriptional regulator gives rise to the protein METATRSSPLALTVLALLHHEPLHPYGVQRLIKQWGKDQVVNVGQRASLYRTIERLHADGLIAVRKTGREQAYPERTVYELTDAGRRIARTWLRAMLVEPKQEFPQFPAALSHLAMISPAEAAELLERRADRIGQARQERTTALAAHADLPRVFHLEDEHLDAVTAAEERWLRTVVEDLRAGRLTWSPPASPDPA
- a CDS encoding FAD-dependent monooxygenase; protein product: MGTVRTAVVIGGGIGGTVAAMALARAGIEATVHEAYPGGADGVGAMLSLAPNGLAALRIVGAEEAVRAVGHPVPGVVMADGAGNRLAEFHGFPGLPATHAMARADLHRALTEQALAQGVKIEYGRRLVGAEEGLDGVTAVFADGGTTHADVLIGADGIRSTVRTLIDPAAPGPEYAGVLGFGGLAADDVAPTGAVTPAGDVTPAEPGTMYFAFGRSFIGWWRLPDGQVCWFASLPRTEPLTWAEVQRIPAEQWLARLRERYADHVPGERLLAHTAPDTLMATGPMERMPSVPHWHRGRLVLVGDAVHAPSSSSGQGASLAVESAVELARCLRDLPDHAAAFGAYERLRRSRVELIGGNAAATNRAKAGQAGPPALPSPEQMFGPVHRHHIDWHATVPGEAQ
- a CDS encoding S66 family peptidase, with product MALPHYPQKPKPGDRVAVVSPSAGLPGLFPHVYELGLRRLREEFGLEPVEYPTTRQMGADPRDRARDLTAAFADPSVTAVLATVGGDDLITVTPFLDDAVLRANPKPYYGYSDNTNVLNHLYRLGIVAYHGGSVLVHLGRSGAPHPLTFDSLRAALFTSGWYDLTPAPEWGDEPRDWRDPATLADEPVMFPGEGWRWHGPARVVQGRTWGGCLEIIHWLMATDRVPSAAELAGSVLVFETSNELPGAQEVFRIVRNLGERGLLAGFPAIVVGRPKAWDFERPHTLDERLAWGEAQREAILRALAPYADDPVVVFDVDLGHTDPQLIIPYGGEIRVDAVERRISVRY